GTAAATCGGGATATGAGGCGCGATCAGGACATCGCACCCGTTCGCGCCGGAGTCGTCAAGGATCGTCTCGATGGATTTGAACGGCGCATCCCGCTTGAAGAAATCCGCGAGGCGCATCAGGTAGTAATCGTCATCCTTCAGCCAGGAGGCTCTATGCCTGAAAGTGTTGCTGATTCCGCCTTTCATCACGCAGAAGGATAGCTGCGGACCGGAGGGCCCGGTTGCCTCGACCGCGCCCGCGAACCGGTTGCCGGTCGTTTCGGCCTCGTGAATCTTGACGTTTACGGGTTTTGCACAACCGATGAAGAAGAGGGAAAGGACCGCCAGCGCGACGGCCGGAGCCGCCGGGAACCGTCCGACAACGTTTCCGTCCCTCTTTCCCCCCATCGGCGCCCTCCCGGGAATGTAACCGGAATCCCTCGGCTTTTACTATGAGTATTTATCGGAAAAAGCAACGCCGATCTTTCCCATTATCGGGGAACCGGTCCGGGTCGCTTTACATCCGGGCCCGGGGAACGATAATCTGATGATAACGGCCGTTCCAAGGAGGATCCCATGAAGATATCCGGGGAGACCGGCAGGAGGCTCCGGGAACTGATCCAGAAGGCCATCGACGATCACGAGATCACCCAGACGGAATACGAGCGCATCCTGGCGCTGGCCGATGTGGACGGCGTCATCGACCCGATGGAACGAAACCTGTTGCGGCAGCTCCAGGACATGCTCTCCGACGGAAGCGTCAAGAGGGTTCCCGGCTGACCTCGATCCGCCGTTTCAGCCCGCGGACCTTGCGAATCTCTTCCGGGTGCGACGCGACGAGGTTATCCAGGAGACGGAGCGCCTCCTCATCCCCGGGGCTCAGCCTGCAGAAGGCGACATAGGCCTTCGCGGCCTCCGCGTACCTGCCGAGACCTTCCAGCGCGATCCCCATGTTCCTGTGCGCGTCCGGCCGCTTCCGGGAAATGGCGGCCGCCGCCCGGCAATGTTCCAGGGCATCCGCGTGCCGCTTCACGTGGTTCAGGCAGTTCCCCATGTTGCTGTGCAGCAGGTACCAGACCTCCCGGTCCTTCCCCGGCTTCAGGGAGAACGCCTTCCTGTACGTCCTGATCGCGGACTTGTAGTCGTCCCTCCCCACGTGGATCACGCCGAGGAACAGGAGGCAGTTGGCCTTCTCGTCGTCGGTGGCGGCCAGCTTCAGCAGTTTTTCGTAATACGCCCGGGCCACGTCGTATTTCCGATTGTGAAAGCAGTACTGGCCGAAGAACATCAGGCAATCGACCAGCTCCCGTCGATTCTTCAGCCCGGCGACCGCCATCGGGATCATGCCCGCCGGGTCGAAGATGGAGACCCTGTTCCAGACGGAGGAGATGAATTCTTCGTACTGACTGCCGACCATTTCCGAATCCTCCCGATCCTGGCCGAATGCGCCATTGTATTCCAAATTCGATATTGATCGATATCGTTCGCGCAGGCGACAATCCGGGGATCAGCGGTCCGTGGGCGTGGAGGGCAGCGCTGCCCTGTAGCCCGCAAGGGCGGGGAATTTTTCGACCAGCGACCGGGAATAGTCGAGGAACGGCACGCCGCCGCCGGCGGTGCCCGGCACCCCGCCGACGCGCCGCTCCACCACGTCCTGGTGGAACGCAAGGAATTTTTCCGACAGCCACGTGTCGGCCTCGACCAGGTTGTCGAGCACGATCCCCAGCCGTGTCTTTTCTCTCCGCTCGACGAGGACTTTCGCCCCGACGCAGGCCGTCCGGAATGCGCTCCTGCGGCCGTTCTCGCGGCTTACCGCGGCGGACCAGTCCCGGGCGAACACGCCCGCCTTCCTTCCGATCGTCTCCTGCTCGACGTCCGTCAGGTCGAGCGGCTTGCCCGCCTTCCGCTTCATCTTCTCCAGCACGCCGTTCAAGCCTTCCCTGAAGGTCGCCTTCATGGCATCGATCGAGTCCGGGTCGGCCGGAAGCAGCGGCATGCGGCAGGCGGCGGATTCCTCCTCCTTCCCGGCTCCCCGGGCGTCGGCGATCTTCATGAGCACCTTGTGGGCGAGATCGTCCACCTCCGTCACGCGGTAAAGCGGGGATTCCGGTCCGGGAGAGGCGACGTGCGCGTCCTCCTGGAGGATCAGCGGGTCCGTCACGGAGATCAGCCCGGCGCTTTCCGATTCGACCGTCGTCCTGCGGATTTCCTCCTCGGTCATGCCCAGGTATTCCCTGAGATAGGTATCCGCCGGGAAGAGCCGGACCGCGAGGAGGTTCCCTTTTCCGAAAGCCTTCTGGATGAGCCGGAACTGGGCGGACTGGAAGCCGCTCGCAGGCACGAGGTTGCCGCGGAACTTCTCCTGGAACTCCCGGTTGTCGAAGGTCGACTCGGCGGCGAGGTAGGTCAGGACGTCCGGCAGGACCCTGCGGCAACTATACGCGATCCGCGACGACGCCGTCATCGCCGGAAGCCAGAAGTCGCGCGCTTCCGCGTCCCCGCCGTCGGCGGCCGCTTCCGACAGGGCGGAAAAATCCTTTTCCGGAAGGGACCGGAGAGCCCGGAAGGTTTCGGCGACGACGCCGAAGTCGAAGACGGCCTGCTTGAACACGATCTCGAAGAGCTGATGCGTGACGACGAAGATGCGCTCGTCGGGAGTGTTCGAGCCGGGCGCCTGGGCGCTCAGGAGCCGGTCGAGCCCCAGGTATTTGCGATACGAAAGGAGCCTTTTCCCGTCCACCGCGGGGTTGATTTCGACGGTTCCCGCGGCGGGATCGTTCC
The genomic region above belongs to Thermodesulfobacteriota bacterium and contains:
- a CDS encoding tryptophan 2,3-dioxygenase family protein; its protein translation is MGKPDANWWAFSIDGKARGKKLGNDPAAGTVEINPAVDGKRLLSYRKYLGLDRLLSAQAPGSNTPDERIFVVTHQLFEIVFKQAVFDFGVVAETFRALRSLPEKDFSALSEAAADGGDAEARDFWLPAMTASSRIAYSCRRVLPDVLTYLAAESTFDNREFQEKFRGNLVPASGFQSAQFRLIQKAFGKGNLLAVRLFPADTYLREYLGMTEEEIRRTTVESESAGLISVTDPLILQEDAHVASPGPESPLYRVTEVDDLAHKVLMKIADARGAGKEEESAACRMPLLPADPDSIDAMKATFREGLNGVLEKMKRKAGKPLDLTDVEQETIGRKAGVFARDWSAAVSRENGRRSAFRTACVGAKVLVERREKTRLGIVLDNLVEADTWLSEKFLAFHQDVVERRVGGVPGTAGGGVPFLDYSRSLVEKFPALAGYRAALPSTPTDR
- a CDS encoding tetratricopeptide repeat protein; the encoded protein is MVGSQYEEFISSVWNRVSIFDPAGMIPMAVAGLKNRRELVDCLMFFGQYCFHNRKYDVARAYYEKLLKLAATDDEKANCLLFLGVIHVGRDDYKSAIRTYRKAFSLKPGKDREVWYLLHSNMGNCLNHVKRHADALEHCRAAAAISRKRPDAHRNMGIALEGLGRYAEAAKAYVAFCRLSPGDEEALRLLDNLVASHPEEIRKVRGLKRRIEVSREPS